In the genome of candidate division KSB1 bacterium, one region contains:
- the rfbB gene encoding dTDP-glucose 4,6-dehydratase codes for MARYLITGGAGFIGSNFIHYLFEKGGSDEVINLDKLTYAGNLENLRDIESHPNYRFVKGDICDAQLVEQLMPGCDFVINFAAESHVDRSIGHPDDFIRTDIFGAFVLLEAARKNKIKKFVQISTDEVYGSILAGSFKETDPLMPSSPYSASKAGADRLAYSYFVTYGLPVIITRCSNNFGPYQYPEKLIPLFVTNAIEDKKLPLYGDGKNVRDWIFVRDHCDAIDFLLKYGRNGETYNIGAGNERDNLEITRLILNKLGKSEALIQFVPDRPGHDRRYSVDCSKLRSLGWEPKTSFDEAMSLTIDWYSHNRSWWQKIKSGEYLDYYKRHYKL; via the coding sequence ATGGCAAGATATCTCATCACCGGTGGTGCTGGATTTATTGGCAGCAATTTCATTCATTATTTGTTTGAAAAAGGGGGATCAGATGAAGTCATTAATCTCGATAAATTAACTTATGCAGGCAATCTGGAAAATTTGAGGGACATCGAATCGCACCCGAATTATCGATTTGTGAAGGGGGATATTTGTGACGCCCAACTGGTCGAACAGTTGATGCCTGGATGCGATTTTGTGATTAACTTCGCAGCCGAAAGCCATGTCGATCGCTCCATTGGTCATCCCGATGATTTTATTCGGACCGATATTTTTGGCGCATTTGTGTTGTTGGAGGCGGCGCGAAAGAACAAAATTAAAAAATTTGTTCAAATCAGCACCGATGAAGTTTACGGCAGCATCCTTGCTGGCTCTTTTAAAGAGACCGATCCGCTGATGCCATCGAGCCCCTATTCTGCCTCCAAAGCTGGTGCCGATCGGCTGGCTTATTCGTATTTTGTCACTTATGGGCTACCCGTCATTATCACGCGCTGCTCCAATAACTTCGGACCGTACCAATATCCTGAAAAATTGATCCCGTTGTTCGTCACTAATGCGATCGAGGACAAGAAACTGCCACTCTACGGCGATGGGAAGAACGTGCGCGATTGGATTTTTGTCCGGGATCACTGCGATGCGATCGACTTTTTATTAAAATATGGCCGCAATGGAGAGACATACAACATCGGAGCTGGCAACGAACGTGACAATTTGGAGATTACCAGGCTGATCCTTAACAAATTGGGCAAATCCGAAGCGCTGATCCAATTTGTGCCCGATCGGCCGGGCCATGATCGTCGCTATTCTGTGGATTGTAGCAAATTGAGATCGCTCGGCTGGGAGCCGAAAACCTCATTTGACGAAGCGATGTCGCTCACCATCGATTGGTACAGCCATAATCGGTCGTGGTGGCAGAAGATCAAAAGCGGTGAATATTTGGATTATTATAAACGACATTATAAACTCTAG
- a CDS encoding nucleotide sugar dehydrogenase, with product MGLTEKIQNKTATIGVVGLGYVGLPLAVEYADKGFRVLGVDLDQGKIDKIHRVENYIDDVPKEKFVKAVEQGKLTAATNYDRVAEMDVIYICVPTPFTVHKDPDNSYIWDAARQIAKGLRREQLIILKSTTYPETTEKEVLPILEQTGLKVGQDFYLAFSPERIDPGNKKYNTENTPIVVGGVTPQCTEVARLAISQVVKQVHTVSSPRVAEMEKLLENIFRSVNIALVNEMAQLCDRMGGIDIWEVIDAAATKPFGFMPFYPGPGIGGHCILIDPYYLAWKAREYDFHTKFIELAAETNEEMPFYVIGNIRRALANVDSSIRKGKILILGIAFKKNVDDTRNSPAIKIMELLLQRGVKQLCYNDPYVPQIKIAGKLYESQPLTKELLEAQDVVVVTADHDVYDAEFILKHSKALVDTRNLTKNIKDGLDKIVKLGSGRGFYTDIYCKEESPSQ from the coding sequence ATGGGATTAACAGAAAAAATTCAAAACAAAACCGCTACGATTGGAGTAGTGGGATTGGGTTATGTTGGGTTACCTTTGGCGGTGGAATATGCCGACAAAGGATTTAGAGTGCTTGGCGTAGATTTGGATCAGGGAAAAATAGACAAAATTCATCGGGTCGAAAATTACATTGACGATGTTCCAAAAGAAAAATTTGTCAAAGCAGTGGAGCAAGGTAAGCTCACAGCAGCGACCAATTACGATCGAGTAGCGGAGATGGACGTGATTTATATTTGCGTGCCAACCCCGTTTACCGTTCATAAGGATCCAGACAATAGCTATATTTGGGATGCAGCGCGTCAGATCGCGAAAGGGCTGCGGCGCGAGCAACTCATAATTTTAAAAAGCACCACTTATCCAGAGACGACCGAGAAGGAGGTTTTGCCGATTCTCGAACAAACTGGCCTAAAGGTTGGACAAGATTTTTACCTCGCCTTTTCCCCAGAACGAATTGATCCCGGTAACAAAAAATATAATACCGAAAATACGCCGATCGTTGTCGGCGGCGTTACTCCTCAATGCACTGAAGTCGCACGATTGGCAATTTCTCAAGTTGTGAAACAGGTGCATACCGTTTCCAGCCCTCGCGTGGCCGAGATGGAAAAATTACTGGAAAATATTTTCCGCAGTGTCAATATCGCTCTGGTCAACGAAATGGCACAATTGTGCGACCGCATGGGCGGTATCGATATCTGGGAGGTGATCGATGCAGCAGCGACCAAACCGTTTGGCTTCATGCCATTTTATCCTGGTCCAGGAATCGGGGGACATTGCATCCTGATCGATCCCTATTATCTGGCTTGGAAGGCCCGGGAATATGATTTTCACACCAAATTTATCGAACTAGCTGCCGAAACAAACGAAGAAATGCCATTCTATGTGATCGGCAACATCCGTCGCGCCCTGGCGAACGTGGACTCGTCGATCCGCAAAGGAAAAATTTTGATATTGGGAATTGCTTTCAAGAAAAACGTGGACGACACGCGCAACTCGCCAGCGATTAAAATTATGGAGCTTCTGTTACAGCGCGGGGTGAAACAGCTTTGCTACAACGATCCCTACGTCCCCCAGATCAAAATCGCTGGCAAATTATATGAATCGCAACCATTGACCAAAGAGCTGCTTGAGGCTCAGGACGTTGTAGTCGTTACCGCCGATCATGATGTCTATGACGCCGAATTCATCTTGAAGCACTCGAAGGCTTTGGTCGATACCAGAAATCTCACTAAAAATATTAAAGATGGTCTCGATAAAATCGTCAAATTGGGTTCAGGTCGCGGATTCTACACCGATATCTACTGTAAAGAAGAGTCACCATCCCAATAA
- a CDS encoding undecaprenyl-phosphate glucose phosphotransferase gives MPKAIEKIFLLVGDFIAINLTYLCWVLLRHSLNYYIEPGLASNLLLSFILFLYWFFLFFFFGLYKSWYAQSRFDEFVTVLKTVSIGVLLLFLLTFDTRTDLQSPPSVSRIIIISYWFMLVFFTSSERILLRTIQRKLLEMGFGRRKTLIIGWNEKAQELYDKINQYRALGYDVVGFISPSKKDVNANYKGVPVLGHYKDIARIVEQQRIEEIIIAAKKSSPKEVINIISYCDSLLVNLKIVPDLYDIVMGYGRTNQIYAFPLIEILPQMMPQWEQRIKRIIDVAVSIIVLVGFMPVWLLVAILIKLDSRGPVLFRQKRVGKDGKHFTIYKFRSMVVDAEKETGPVWAGQRDPRVTFVGRIIRKLRIDEIPQFYNVLIGQMSLVGPRPERPFFVEKLKREIPLYARRLRMKPGITGWAQIKGGYDTSIESVKKKLEYDLFYIENVSLRMDLKIILSTIYVMLRGKGQ, from the coding sequence ATGCCAAAAGCCATAGAGAAAATATTTTTGTTGGTTGGCGACTTTATCGCCATCAATTTAACCTATCTGTGCTGGGTTTTGCTGCGCCATTCGTTGAATTACTATATCGAACCAGGGCTTGCCAGTAATTTGCTACTGTCGTTCATTTTGTTCCTGTACTGGTTTTTTCTGTTCTTCTTCTTTGGTCTTTATAAATCCTGGTATGCGCAATCGCGCTTCGATGAATTTGTCACTGTCCTTAAGACTGTGTCTATCGGTGTGTTGCTGCTGTTTCTTCTGACCTTTGACACTCGAACCGATCTCCAATCACCCCCCTCGGTGAGTCGCATCATTATCATCTCCTACTGGTTCATGCTGGTCTTTTTTACCAGCAGCGAGCGGATTTTGCTGCGAACGATCCAGCGGAAGCTATTGGAAATGGGATTTGGCCGGCGCAAGACCCTGATCATTGGATGGAATGAGAAAGCTCAGGAATTATATGATAAGATCAATCAATATCGTGCCCTCGGCTATGATGTCGTCGGATTTATCTCCCCGTCGAAAAAGGATGTGAATGCCAATTATAAGGGCGTCCCTGTGCTGGGACATTATAAAGATATTGCACGGATCGTGGAGCAACAACGAATTGAAGAGATCATTATCGCAGCGAAGAAAAGCTCGCCCAAAGAGGTAATCAATATCATCTCCTATTGCGATTCGTTATTGGTCAATTTGAAGATTGTACCAGATCTTTATGACATTGTGATGGGCTACGGCCGCACCAATCAAATTTACGCTTTTCCGTTAATCGAGATCTTGCCCCAAATGATGCCGCAGTGGGAGCAACGCATTAAACGAATTATCGATGTCGCCGTGTCAATTATCGTTTTGGTCGGTTTTATGCCAGTCTGGTTATTAGTGGCGATTTTGATCAAGCTGGATTCTCGTGGGCCAGTATTGTTTCGTCAGAAGCGCGTCGGAAAGGATGGTAAGCATTTCACGATCTATAAATTTCGATCTATGGTGGTCGATGCTGAGAAGGAAACCGGGCCAGTCTGGGCAGGTCAGCGCGATCCTCGGGTGACTTTTGTCGGCCGCATTATTCGCAAACTGAGGATCGATGAGATTCCCCAATTTTACAATGTTCTGATCGGTCAAATGAGCTTGGTCGGTCCTCGTCCAGAACGACCTTTTTTTGTCGAAAAACTTAAAAGAGAGATCCCACTTTATGCGCGACGACTTCGCATGAAGCCAGGGATCACTGGTTGGGCGCAGATCAAAGGCGGGTACGACACCAGCATCGAGAGCGTCAAGAAAAAACTCGAATACGATCTGTTTTATATCGAAAACGTCTCGTTGCGGATGGATTTGAAGATCATTCTAAGCACCATTTATGTCATGTTGCGCGGCAAAGGACAATAG
- a CDS encoding penicillin acylase family protein, which produces MPRFLKITIGILGILIFMAVAIIILGVRIVKRSMPQTTGTITLQGLQSPVKIYRDHFGVPHIFAQNDADLYFAMGYVTAQDRLWQMELNRRLATGTLSEIFGPTTLAFDQRIRTIGIPRIAEALTQHISSKSRHILEAYADGVNAYISQNSGKLPIEFSLLQYATQPAPWKIEHSLAYQRLIAWVLELAWEVDPVMAAIAYRVDPVKFKEILPDYAVDAPAIVKNIDHLFPAIKPQRLRFSASTIGLPFCPMPGLGSNSWVLAGQRTRSGKPLLANDPHLMHQAPSIWYEVHLKAPGIDCYGVSFPGVPGIVIGHNASIAWGLTNAMADGCDFFEEKLNPANPTQYWSGNAWIEMKVTREMIAIKDQPADSFLIYSTQHGPIISALHPAIAKLGTAISMKWTGQMPSDEVMAFYHINRAHNWDEFSTGLKLFTAPAQNFIYADTSGNIGYYCAGYIPLRQSGSGVIPQPAWTGKGEWLGAIPFDKLPHLFNPADGVIVTANNKVVPDDYPYYISSYWEPPYRAQRIAQLLAAKDRLSPEDLKRIQSDQFSLHAQFLMPLIRNELPKVTKNDPFDQYAIQALQDWDLNSDPSSSAAAIFEVFLTRFFRNIFADELGDTLYHELAQFPGLLIRMTDHLITKSSSNWFDNVNTGSVKETLQDIVQISLAEAFGYMKITAGGIVDHWRWGNLHTITFQHALGKRSPLDRWLNIGPFPIGGAYNSVNNATYSISQPDFRVLAGPSMRQIVDLADRRRSLIVIPTGQSGHPLSPHYKDQTQLWLNHNYHLAITDSAEIGSSDFDLLVLKPY; this is translated from the coding sequence GTGCCAAGGTTTTTAAAAATTACGATCGGTATTTTGGGGATTCTGATCTTTATGGCTGTTGCGATCATTATTTTGGGAGTGCGGATCGTCAAACGATCGATGCCGCAGACAACAGGGACCATCACGCTGCAAGGGCTTCAATCCCCCGTAAAAATTTATCGCGACCATTTTGGTGTACCTCATATCTTTGCACAGAACGATGCCGATCTCTATTTTGCCATGGGATATGTAACCGCACAAGATCGCCTTTGGCAGATGGAGTTGAATCGACGACTGGCGACTGGGACATTGTCCGAAATATTCGGGCCAACGACACTTGCCTTTGATCAGCGCATCCGAACCATCGGCATTCCTCGCATCGCCGAGGCATTGACCCAGCATATATCATCGAAATCACGTCACATTCTTGAAGCATATGCGGATGGGGTCAATGCGTATATCAGTCAGAACAGCGGCAAGCTGCCAATTGAGTTCAGCCTGCTTCAATATGCGACCCAGCCAGCGCCTTGGAAGATCGAGCATAGCTTAGCCTATCAACGGTTAATCGCCTGGGTTTTGGAACTGGCCTGGGAAGTCGATCCAGTGATGGCGGCTATCGCATATCGTGTCGACCCAGTCAAATTCAAAGAGATCCTGCCAGATTATGCCGTCGATGCGCCAGCAATCGTCAAGAATATCGATCATTTGTTTCCAGCCATCAAGCCGCAACGGTTGCGCTTCAGCGCTAGTACCATCGGATTGCCCTTTTGCCCGATGCCAGGTTTGGGCAGCAATAGCTGGGTATTGGCAGGGCAACGAACCCGGTCGGGCAAACCGCTGTTGGCCAACGACCCTCACCTGATGCACCAGGCTCCATCCATCTGGTATGAAGTCCATCTTAAAGCGCCAGGTATTGATTGCTATGGGGTTTCGTTCCCTGGGGTTCCGGGCATTGTCATCGGGCATAATGCGTCCATTGCTTGGGGTTTGACCAATGCGATGGCCGACGGTTGTGATTTCTTTGAGGAAAAATTGAATCCAGCGAACCCCACCCAATACTGGTCTGGCAACGCTTGGATCGAGATGAAGGTCACTCGCGAAATGATCGCCATTAAGGATCAGCCTGCCGATAGTTTTCTAATCTATTCGACACAGCACGGCCCGATCATTTCTGCCCTACACCCAGCCATTGCAAAGCTGGGTACAGCAATTTCGATGAAATGGACGGGGCAAATGCCCAGTGATGAGGTGATGGCTTTTTATCATATCAATCGCGCACATAATTGGGATGAGTTTTCGACTGGATTGAAACTTTTTACCGCTCCGGCGCAGAATTTCATTTATGCGGACACTTCGGGTAATATTGGCTACTATTGCGCTGGCTATATTCCGCTTCGGCAGAGTGGAAGCGGGGTGATCCCGCAACCAGCTTGGACCGGGAAGGGCGAATGGTTGGGCGCTATCCCATTCGATAAATTGCCGCACCTATTCAATCCAGCCGATGGTGTGATTGTGACAGCAAATAACAAAGTGGTCCCGGATGATTATCCCTATTACATCAGCAGCTATTGGGAGCCTCCTTATCGTGCCCAGCGAATTGCCCAATTGTTGGCAGCCAAAGATCGCTTGTCTCCCGAGGATCTTAAACGGATTCAATCGGATCAATTTTCTTTGCACGCTCAATTCCTGATGCCACTGATCCGAAATGAGTTGCCCAAGGTCACAAAAAACGATCCATTCGACCAATATGCCATCCAGGCGCTGCAAGATTGGGATCTGAATTCGGATCCGTCCTCCTCGGCCGCCGCGATCTTCGAAGTTTTTCTCACCCGATTTTTCAGAAATATCTTTGCCGACGAACTGGGCGACACCCTCTATCACGAACTCGCACAATTCCCGGGATTGCTCATTCGCATGACCGATCACCTCATCACCAAGTCCAGTTCCAATTGGTTCGATAACGTAAATACTGGATCCGTGAAAGAGACGCTTCAGGACATAGTCCAAATTTCTTTAGCCGAAGCTTTCGGCTATATGAAGATCACCGCTGGAGGTATTGTCGATCATTGGCGCTGGGGAAATCTTCACACCATTACCTTCCAACATGCTCTGGGCAAGCGTTCCCCTTTGGATCGCTGGCTTAATATCGGTCCTTTCCCGATCGGAGGGGCGTACAATTCTGTCAATAATGCGACCTACTCCATTAGCCAACCTGATTTTCGAGTCCTCGCTGGTCCGTCGATGCGGCAGATCGTCGATTTGGCCGACCGGCGTCGTTCGTTAATAGTGATCCCAACAGGTCAATCGGGTCATCCGCTCAGCCCGCATTATAAAGATCAAACCCAATTATGGTTGAACCATAACTATCACCTCGCTATTACGGATAGTGCCGAAATCGGCTCGTCTGATTTCGATTTGTTGGTCCTCAAACCCTATTAG
- the wecB gene encoding UDP-N-acetylglucosamine 2-epimerase (non-hydrolyzing): MDQQQNRVRILNIVGARPNFMKIAPIHRLMQVSNRLCATLVHTGQHYDEKMSQIFFHDLNLPEPDIYLGCGSGSHAQQTGAIMIALERIIQELRPHLVLVVGDVNSTLAAALVASKLQVRIAHVEAGLRSFDRSMPEEINRIVTDSLADFLFVTEESGRRNLIHEGIDPNKIFFVGNVMIDSLMSHLQRAQQSTILNHLGLNHQPYALLTLHRPSNVDDRQTFDRILSALEQIASRVPIIFPIHPRSRKMLTQFQFDWRIERAKNLRLIEPLGYLDFLQLMRNASLVLTDSGGIQEETTVLGIPCVTLRRNTERPITVELGTNVLVGMNTDRIVHESYKILDGQSRQGQIPPLWDGQAARRIVAILEENL; encoded by the coding sequence ATGGATCAGCAGCAGAATAGGGTTCGCATCTTGAATATCGTAGGGGCGCGCCCAAATTTTATGAAGATCGCCCCAATCCATCGGCTCATGCAAGTCTCCAATCGCTTGTGCGCTACACTGGTACACACTGGTCAGCATTATGACGAGAAGATGTCGCAGATCTTCTTTCATGATCTAAATCTCCCTGAACCTGACATTTATTTGGGGTGTGGATCTGGGAGCCATGCCCAACAGACCGGAGCGATCATGATCGCATTAGAACGGATTATCCAAGAGCTTCGGCCGCATTTGGTGTTGGTGGTTGGAGATGTCAATTCCACGTTGGCTGCGGCGCTGGTAGCGTCCAAGTTGCAAGTCCGAATCGCCCATGTAGAGGCAGGACTGCGAAGTTTTGATCGCTCGATGCCTGAAGAGATCAACCGCATCGTGACCGATTCCTTGGCGGATTTTTTATTTGTCACAGAGGAGAGCGGCCGGCGCAATTTGATCCATGAAGGGATCGATCCGAATAAAATTTTCTTCGTAGGCAATGTGATGATCGATTCTTTGATGAGCCACCTCCAGCGCGCTCAACAGTCGACTATACTTAACCATTTGGGACTTAATCACCAGCCGTATGCATTACTTACTCTGCATCGGCCCAGCAATGTCGATGATCGGCAAACTTTCGATCGAATCCTCTCCGCACTGGAACAGATCGCCTCACGAGTCCCGATCATCTTCCCAATTCATCCGCGCTCTCGGAAAATGCTGACGCAATTCCAATTCGACTGGCGCATCGAGCGAGCCAAGAATCTCCGCTTGATCGAACCCCTGGGCTATTTGGATTTTCTGCAACTAATGAGAAACGCCAGTTTGGTGCTGACAGATTCTGGTGGGATTCAAGAGGAAACCACCGTGCTGGGTATTCCATGTGTCACCTTGCGGCGTAATACCGAACGGCCGATCACAGTGGAGCTCGGCACAAATGTGTTAGTAGGCATGAACACAGATCGCATCGTCCATGAGAGTTACAAAATTCTTGATGGCCAATCCCGTCAAGGTCAAATCCCACCATTGTGGGATGGTCAGGCAGCGCGTCGCATCGTCGCAATTTTAGAGGAGAACTTATGA
- a CDS encoding glycosyltransferase family 2 protein: protein MLAAIFYFFIAIIFYVYVGYPLLITLIAAIKPHRVKKNDDHEPSVTLIISAYNEAAVIQQKLENCLALDYPKEKLEIMVISDASTDETDAIVQRFASQGVILLRLPERKGKTAGQNLAVSHAHGEIIVFSDANAFYRSDAIRKIVRNFFDPSVGCVCGELVYVTDSKNPIGEAENVYWDYEKFLKRQESRAASILGANGSIYAVRKQLYVPLADDIISDLIEPLTIIEQGYRVVYEPAALCFERTMSSFQEEYQRKKRIINRSFYSLLQHRSFLNPIKYPMLSFQLFSHKILRWLVAFYLPILFVINLFLLHIRLFQITFVLQCLFYAAALFGYGMERKRYHNFLFYAPFYYCLVNLASFQAIVSFLIKRKTVVTWNPIRG from the coding sequence ATGTTAGCAGCCATCTTTTATTTCTTTATCGCGATCATCTTTTATGTTTACGTCGGCTATCCGCTGCTCATTACACTCATAGCGGCGATAAAACCGCACCGTGTCAAGAAAAACGATGATCATGAGCCTTCTGTAACGCTTATCATTTCGGCTTATAACGAGGCTGCCGTGATCCAGCAAAAGTTAGAAAATTGCCTTGCGCTGGACTATCCAAAGGAAAAGCTGGAAATCATGGTTATTTCCGATGCATCGACCGATGAGACCGATGCGATTGTGCAACGCTTTGCCTCCCAGGGGGTCATTTTGCTCCGATTACCAGAACGAAAGGGCAAGACCGCAGGTCAAAATTTGGCGGTAAGCCATGCACACGGCGAGATCATCGTGTTTTCTGATGCCAATGCTTTTTATCGCTCGGATGCGATTCGCAAAATTGTCCGCAATTTTTTCGATCCATCGGTAGGCTGTGTCTGTGGCGAGCTGGTCTACGTTACTGATAGCAAAAATCCCATTGGCGAGGCCGAAAATGTTTATTGGGATTATGAAAAGTTTCTCAAACGCCAGGAGAGTCGCGCGGCTTCCATTCTGGGTGCCAATGGATCGATTTATGCGGTTCGAAAGCAGTTGTATGTCCCTTTAGCTGACGACATCATTAGCGACCTAATCGAACCGTTGACCATCATTGAGCAAGGTTACCGTGTCGTCTACGAACCTGCTGCCCTCTGCTTTGAAAGGACCATGAGCAGCTTCCAGGAGGAATATCAGCGAAAGAAACGCATCATTAACCGCAGCTTCTATTCGCTGCTGCAACATCGATCTTTTTTAAACCCGATCAAATATCCTATGCTAAGCTTTCAATTATTCTCTCATAAAATCCTTCGCTGGTTGGTTGCATTTTATTTACCGATTCTATTTGTGATCAATTTATTTCTGTTGCATATCAGGCTTTTTCAAATCACCTTTGTGCTGCAATGTCTATTCTATGCAGCCGCTTTGTTCGGATATGGAATGGAGCGAAAGCGCTATCATAATTTTCTATTTTATGCCCCGTTTTATTATTGTCTGGTGAACTTGGCCTCGTTCCAGGCGATCGTTAGTTTTTTGATCAAACGCAAAACCGTAGTGACCTGGAATCCGATCCGAGGTTGA
- a CDS encoding HD domain-containing protein has product MEQKQISDLVPGDVVLGYFVIRKKELKDKKSTNETYLSFELGDRSGRIRGSLWNDIETANKSLHVGDIVKVRGKVITFLDQNHLSIEQIRKATDRDLVRPEQFLPISPRSIPEMYDKLKSTLKAVNHPELRRLIDLFLTDPDFEYRFCHSPGGKLWHHTYIGGLLEHTLSVVQVCRFFVDYYGNLVDGDLLLTAAFLHDVGKIEEFSLRGFVDYSTPGRLLGHIVLGSNMVIRKIEQIQDFPASLQQRLVHCILSHHGEKERGSPVVPMTIEALILNFIDNLDSSVAAFQRIMAKEKEPGRAWSNYVNLIDRFIYFGEDEK; this is encoded by the coding sequence ATGGAACAGAAGCAAATTAGCGATCTGGTGCCTGGGGATGTGGTGCTTGGGTATTTCGTCATTAGAAAAAAAGAGCTAAAAGATAAAAAGTCAACCAATGAAACTTATCTGTCGTTTGAATTAGGCGATCGGAGCGGTCGAATCCGCGGCTCGTTATGGAACGATATCGAAACAGCCAACAAATCCCTTCACGTTGGCGATATTGTCAAAGTGAGAGGCAAGGTAATCACCTTCCTGGATCAAAACCATTTATCCATCGAGCAGATTCGCAAGGCCACGGATCGCGATCTAGTTAGACCAGAACAATTTCTTCCAATCAGCCCCAGAAGCATCCCAGAAATGTATGATAAACTAAAATCGACCCTTAAAGCAGTGAATCATCCAGAGCTGCGACGGCTCATCGATCTATTTCTGACCGACCCCGACTTCGAATATCGCTTCTGTCACTCGCCTGGGGGCAAGCTATGGCATCATACCTATATTGGTGGGCTATTAGAGCACACGCTCTCTGTGGTTCAGGTCTGCCGGTTTTTCGTCGACTATTATGGCAATCTGGTCGATGGCGACCTATTGCTCACCGCAGCCTTTCTTCATGATGTCGGAAAAATTGAAGAGTTCAGCCTCCGCGGCTTTGTCGATTACTCCACCCCAGGTCGATTATTAGGTCACATCGTACTGGGGAGCAATATGGTCATTCGAAAAATCGAACAGATTCAGGACTTCCCTGCATCACTGCAGCAGCGACTCGTGCATTGTATTCTGAGCCATCATGGTGAAAAGGAACGCGGCTCGCCTGTTGTCCCTATGACGATCGAAGCACTGATTCTGAATTTCATCGATAATCTTGACTCATCGGTCGCTGCTTTCCAACGAATTATGGCCAAAGAAAAAGAACCAGGACGGGCCTGGAGCAATTATGTCAATTTGATCGATCGCTTTATCTATTTTGGTGAAGATGAGAAATAG